Proteins from a single region of Sandaracinaceae bacterium:
- a CDS encoding serine/threonine-protein phosphatase encodes MSELKVTLSARTDVGRVRGHNEDAYIALDLTRADVAVGNGELVELDVGPQGVLVGVSDGMGGSQAGEIASAMVVQSLDQSLRAESHSSPDDILKEAVERANREVHEAGREPGRSGMGATLTAVLLRDSHAHIASVGDSRAYLLREGRLRQMTRDQSYVQVLLDAGLIKEQEAAHSAFSSIILQSMGQKEDVQVALGRLELRRGDRLFICSDGVTGHLPDADLAELLKSTDSLDVITQRIVDLANERGGSDNITAVVADVSGGKLRRVAGPETVTQTFQVISEFASPVKKSGDAAAPATKAPAVAPQTVDPSGWEDEAAASKGSETTAATPSSPTSSTGNASLVLGFVALVVVAAGVGYWLFAG; translated from the coding sequence ATGAGCGAACTGAAAGTCACACTCTCGGCGCGGACGGACGTCGGACGGGTCCGGGGCCACAACGAAGACGCGTACATCGCGCTGGACCTGACGCGCGCCGACGTGGCCGTGGGCAACGGCGAACTGGTCGAGCTCGACGTGGGTCCGCAAGGCGTGCTCGTGGGCGTCTCGGACGGCATGGGCGGCTCGCAAGCGGGCGAGATCGCGAGCGCGATGGTGGTGCAGTCGCTGGACCAGTCGCTGCGCGCCGAGAGCCACAGCTCACCCGACGACATCCTCAAGGAAGCGGTCGAGCGCGCCAACCGTGAGGTGCACGAGGCTGGGCGCGAGCCGGGCCGCTCGGGCATGGGCGCTACGTTGACGGCGGTGCTGCTGCGCGACAGCCACGCGCACATCGCGTCCGTCGGCGACTCTCGCGCGTACCTGCTGCGCGAGGGGCGCTTGCGCCAGATGACGCGCGACCAGAGCTACGTGCAGGTGCTCTTGGACGCCGGGCTCATCAAGGAGCAAGAGGCCGCGCACTCGGCGTTCAGCAGCATCATCCTGCAGAGCATGGGCCAGAAGGAGGACGTCCAGGTCGCGCTCGGGCGCCTCGAGCTGCGCCGCGGCGACCGCCTGTTCATCTGCTCCGACGGCGTCACCGGGCACCTGCCCGACGCCGACCTCGCCGAGCTGCTGAAGTCCACCGACAGCCTCGACGTGATCACCCAGCGCATCGTGGACCTCGCCAACGAGCGCGGCGGGTCCGACAACATCACGGCCGTGGTCGCAGACGTGAGCGGTGGGAAGCTGCGACGCGTCGCAGGCCCGGAGACGGTGACGCAGACGTTCCAGGTCATCTCCGAGTTCGCGAGCCCCGTGAAGAAGTCTGGTGACGCTGCGGCGCCAGCCACCAAGGCGCCTGCTGTGGCGCCCCAGACGGTCGACCCCAGCGGCTGGGAGGACGAAGCCGCAGCCAGCAAGGGCTCCGAGACGACAGCAGCGACGCCCAGCTCCCCCACGTCCAGCACTGGCAACGCCAGTTTGGTGTTGGGCTTCGTGGCCTTGGTGGTGGTCGCGGCCGGCGTCGGCTACTGGCTCTTCGCGGGCTGA
- a CDS encoding acetyl-CoA C-acyltransferase, with translation MAAKKKTTTAKKTPPSSSEVPKGRRAVIIGGVRTPFVRAFGEFMLLDTIALAGVATKALLEKTQVPRSELDGIVWGGVILPTLSPNIAREVALDLKLPAGVEGYTVTRACASGLQAITDAVSAIERGDADVLIAGGSDSTSNAAVALPNKAVHALAPLAFGKAKGMQDYLGVLSQLMPITDILPAMPKIAERTTGEVMGESAEKMARRNGVTRQEQDALAARSHRLAAEAVSSGRFENEVIPVETSKGWVHADTIIRGDTSEEKLAKLRPVFAKDGTVTAGNATPLTDGASCILLMSEEKAEALGFTGLAAFRSWSYVGVDPTDQLLIGPAIAMPRALERAGLELADVDLVDIHEAFAAQVLSVTKAMESKAFCEERLGRSTAVGAIDDAKFNVHGGSIAIGHPFGATGARIVTTMANELAASDKETAVIGICAAGGLGAAAVLERV, from the coding sequence ATGGCAGCCAAGAAGAAGACGACCACCGCGAAGAAGACCCCCCCCAGCAGCAGCGAGGTCCCCAAGGGCCGCCGCGCCGTCATCATCGGCGGCGTGCGCACGCCGTTCGTGCGTGCCTTCGGCGAGTTCATGCTGCTCGACACCATCGCGCTCGCGGGCGTGGCCACCAAGGCCCTGCTCGAGAAGACGCAGGTCCCGCGCTCGGAGCTGGACGGCATCGTGTGGGGTGGCGTGATCCTCCCCACGCTGTCGCCCAACATCGCGCGTGAGGTGGCCCTGGATCTCAAGCTCCCGGCCGGCGTCGAGGGCTACACGGTCACGCGCGCCTGCGCCTCGGGCCTGCAGGCCATCACGGACGCCGTCTCCGCCATCGAGCGCGGCGACGCCGACGTGCTCATCGCGGGCGGCTCGGACAGCACCAGCAACGCGGCCGTGGCCCTGCCCAACAAGGCCGTGCACGCGCTGGCGCCGCTGGCGTTCGGCAAGGCCAAGGGCATGCAGGACTACCTGGGCGTGCTCTCGCAGCTGATGCCCATCACGGACATCCTGCCCGCCATGCCGAAGATCGCCGAGCGCACCACCGGCGAGGTCATGGGCGAGTCGGCCGAGAAGATGGCGCGCCGCAACGGCGTCACGCGCCAGGAGCAGGACGCGCTCGCGGCCCGCTCGCACCGCCTGGCGGCGGAGGCCGTCAGCTCCGGGCGCTTCGAGAACGAGGTCATCCCCGTCGAGACCAGCAAGGGCTGGGTACACGCGGACACCATCATTCGTGGCGACACCAGCGAGGAGAAGCTGGCCAAGCTGCGCCCGGTGTTCGCCAAGGACGGCACCGTCACCGCCGGCAACGCCACGCCGCTCACCGACGGCGCGTCCTGCATCCTGCTCATGAGCGAGGAGAAGGCCGAGGCGCTGGGCTTCACGGGTCTGGCCGCCTTCCGCAGCTGGAGCTACGTGGGTGTCGACCCGACCGATCAGCTGCTGATCGGGCCCGCCATCGCCATGCCGCGCGCCCTCGAGCGCGCCGGCCTCGAGCTGGCCGACGTGGACCTGGTGGACATCCACGAGGCCTTCGCCGCCCAGGTGCTCAGCGTCACCAAGGCCATGGAGAGCAAGGCGTTCTGTGAGGAGCGCCTGGGCCGCAGCACGGCCGTCGGCGCCATCGACGACGCCAAGTTCAACGTGCACGGCGGCTCCATCGCCATCGGCCACCCCTTCGGCGCCACCGGGGCCCGCATCGTCACCACCATGGCGAACGAGCTGGCCGCGAGCGACAAGGAGACCGCGGTCATCGGCATCTGCGCGGCCGGCGGTCTGGGCGCGGCGGCCGTGCTCGAGCGCGTCTGA
- a CDS encoding 3-oxoacyl-ACP reductase produces MSDLLLDNEQARKLIKTLGLPLPVPERLRRAKSPYEERPLEGKVVLVGGHAAMRDSLAASLTKMGAEPIVVGDEDDAKSFRRAGEAWGRPVRVVAPGEAPEDVRVDAMVYDGTGVRGPEELKGLYEFFSPYMRKLNKGGRCVVIGRPAALAGTHSESAAAAGLEGFARSLGKEVGASGATANSVFVEKGAEGRVDAVLRFLLSPRSAFVTCQPFNVSKDTKGDDAPTTQPLEGKVVLLTGAARGIGESTARIMAAEGAHVVCLDLPRDDEPLSKVARSIGGSVLLADITDPDAPELICKELNERFGGVDIVVHNAGITRDKLLANMKPQLWDMAVDVNLGAVIRITEKLVANGVLNDGGRVICLSSVSGIAGNRGQTNYSASKAGIVGFVQSLAPQLAARGVTVNAIAPGFIETRLTSAMPVGIREGARRLSALGQGGHPEDVGQAITFLSTPGAVGITGSVLRVCGGALVGA; encoded by the coding sequence ATGAGCGACCTCCTCCTCGACAACGAGCAAGCCCGCAAGCTCATCAAGACGCTGGGCCTCCCCCTCCCCGTCCCCGAGCGCCTGCGCCGCGCCAAGAGTCCCTACGAAGAGCGCCCGCTGGAGGGCAAGGTGGTGCTGGTGGGCGGTCACGCCGCCATGCGCGACAGCCTCGCCGCCTCGCTCACCAAGATGGGCGCCGAGCCCATCGTGGTCGGCGACGAGGACGACGCGAAGTCGTTCCGCCGCGCGGGTGAGGCCTGGGGCCGCCCGGTGCGCGTGGTGGCTCCCGGCGAGGCCCCCGAGGACGTGCGCGTGGACGCGATGGTCTACGACGGCACCGGCGTGCGCGGCCCCGAAGAGCTGAAGGGGCTCTACGAGTTCTTCTCGCCCTACATGCGCAAGCTCAACAAGGGTGGGCGCTGCGTGGTGATCGGCCGCCCGGCCGCGCTCGCGGGCACGCACAGCGAGAGCGCCGCCGCCGCGGGCCTCGAGGGCTTCGCCCGCAGCCTGGGCAAGGAAGTCGGCGCGAGCGGCGCCACGGCCAACAGTGTGTTCGTCGAGAAGGGCGCCGAGGGCCGCGTGGACGCCGTGCTGCGCTTCCTCCTCTCGCCGCGCTCGGCGTTCGTCACCTGCCAGCCGTTCAACGTCAGCAAGGACACGAAGGGCGACGACGCCCCCACCACGCAGCCCCTCGAGGGCAAGGTGGTGCTGCTCACCGGCGCCGCCCGCGGCATCGGCGAGTCCACGGCGCGCATCATGGCGGCCGAGGGCGCGCACGTTGTGTGCCTCGACCTCCCGCGCGACGACGAGCCCCTCAGCAAGGTGGCGCGCTCCATCGGCGGCTCCGTGCTGCTGGCGGACATCACCGACCCGGACGCCCCCGAGCTCATCTGCAAGGAGCTCAACGAGCGCTTCGGCGGGGTGGACATCGTCGTGCACAACGCGGGCATCACCCGCGACAAGCTGCTGGCCAACATGAAGCCGCAGCTGTGGGACATGGCCGTGGACGTGAACCTCGGCGCGGTCATCCGCATCACCGAGAAGCTCGTCGCCAACGGCGTGCTCAACGACGGTGGCCGCGTGATCTGCCTCAGCAGCGTCTCCGGCATCGCGGGCAACCGCGGCCAGACCAACTACTCGGCCAGCAAGGCGGGCATCGTGGGCTTCGTGCAGAGCCTCGCGCCGCAGCTGGCGGCGCGCGGCGTGACGGTCAACGCCATCGCCCCCGGCTTCATCGAGACGCGCCTGACCAGCGCCATGCCGGTCGGCATCCGTGAGGGCGCGCGTCGCTTGAGCGCGCTGGGCCAGGGCGGCCACCCCGAAGACGTCGGGCAGGCCATCACTTTCCTTTCAACCCCGGGTGCCGTGGGCATTACCGGCAGCGTGCTGCGCGTCTGCGGCGGCGCACTAGTGGGAGCATGA
- a CDS encoding MaoC family dehydratase N-terminal domain-containing protein, translated as MGVSTRYVLNQGPVLGALGRAAMAAVKSGKKSSNGAPTQIPGRELRERIPPRPADMVQDYIRHVGGDPSAYRNQVPAHLFPQWVFPLQARGLEDVSYPMQKVLNGGCRIEFNAPIPAGEALNVSCRLEGIDDDGKRAIIHQRAVTGTAQRPDAVVTHVYAFVPLGSKNKGEKPAPGAKKKAAPPRVPEDAREIAFWNIPVTAGLDFAKLTGDFNPIHWIAPAARAAGFKNVILHGFGTLARAIEGMNRALFAGDVSRLASIDVRFTRPLVLPAKVGLYVRGDEVFVGSAKGGPANLVGTFTTR; from the coding sequence ATGGGGGTATCGACCCGATATGTGCTGAATCAAGGCCCGGTGCTGGGAGCGCTCGGACGTGCCGCCATGGCGGCGGTCAAGAGCGGCAAGAAGTCCAGCAACGGCGCACCCACACAGATCCCCGGGCGCGAGCTGCGTGAGCGCATCCCGCCACGCCCCGCGGACATGGTCCAGGACTACATCCGGCACGTGGGCGGTGACCCCTCGGCCTACCGCAACCAGGTGCCCGCGCACCTGTTCCCGCAGTGGGTCTTCCCCCTCCAGGCGCGCGGCCTCGAGGACGTGAGCTACCCCATGCAGAAGGTGCTCAACGGCGGCTGCCGCATCGAGTTCAACGCGCCCATCCCCGCCGGCGAGGCGCTCAACGTGAGCTGCCGCCTCGAGGGCATCGACGACGACGGCAAGCGCGCCATCATCCACCAGCGCGCGGTCACCGGCACGGCCCAGCGCCCCGACGCCGTGGTCACGCACGTCTACGCGTTCGTGCCGCTCGGAAGCAAGAACAAGGGCGAGAAGCCCGCGCCGGGCGCCAAGAAGAAGGCCGCTCCCCCGCGCGTGCCCGAGGACGCGCGCGAGATCGCGTTCTGGAACATCCCCGTCACGGCCGGCCTCGACTTCGCGAAGCTCACGGGCGACTTCAACCCCATCCACTGGATCGCGCCCGCCGCGCGCGCCGCCGGGTTCAAGAACGTCATCTTGCACGGCTTCGGCACCCTCGCCCGCGCCATCGAGGGCATGAACCGCGCCCTCTTCGCGGGCGACGTCTCGCGCCTCGCGTCCATTGACGTGCGCTTCACCCGGCCCTTGGTTCTCCCCGCGAAGGTGGGGCTGTACGTTCGCGGCGACGAGGTCTTCGTCGGCTCCGCGAAGGGCGGTCCCGCCAACTTGGTCGGCACCTTCACCACGCGCTGA
- a CDS encoding MBL fold metallo-hydrolase, whose product MTQHSAPTAPSSTTDSPLLSGLRLERARASRLFGADGRFHNPSGLGPQLQGPSWPVMRDFLFGGQRRRPDQALPVESPRDVWTRPVDSGLRMTWLGHSTVLIELDGLRVLTDPVFGERVSPVSFSGPKRFHRTPVTLAQLPPLDAVLLSHDHYDHLCAASMRQIAKLRVPVITSLGVGARLEALGVAPDCVVELDWWEHYTLPGGELRFTATPAQHFSGRSLLDRNRTLWASWVMTTANRNVFFSGDTGLTDEFLEIGRRFGPFDVVMVEIGAFHPSWGSIHLGPENALRACEMLRGEALFPVHWSTFDLALHAWDEPAETLVTLAAASGQRVLTPRLGRPFELPHVERVDPWWRALR is encoded by the coding sequence GTGACTCAACATTCTGCCCCGACCGCCCCATCGTCAACCACGGACAGCCCGCTCCTCTCGGGCCTTCGCCTCGAGCGCGCGCGCGCGTCCCGGCTCTTCGGGGCCGATGGACGCTTCCACAACCCCAGCGGGCTCGGGCCCCAGCTGCAGGGTCCCTCGTGGCCCGTGATGCGCGACTTCCTGTTCGGTGGTCAGCGTCGACGCCCCGACCAGGCGCTCCCGGTGGAGAGCCCGCGGGACGTCTGGACGCGCCCGGTGGACTCCGGTCTGCGCATGACGTGGCTCGGTCACAGCACGGTCCTGATCGAGCTCGACGGACTGCGCGTGTTGACCGACCCGGTCTTCGGCGAGCGCGTGTCGCCGGTGTCGTTCAGCGGGCCCAAGCGCTTCCACCGCACGCCGGTCACGCTGGCACAGCTGCCACCCCTGGATGCGGTGCTGCTCTCCCACGACCACTACGACCACCTGTGCGCGGCGAGCATGCGTCAGATCGCGAAGCTGCGGGTGCCGGTCATCACCTCGCTGGGCGTCGGCGCGCGCCTCGAGGCGTTGGGCGTCGCGCCGGACTGCGTCGTCGAGCTCGACTGGTGGGAGCACTACACGCTGCCCGGTGGCGAGCTGCGCTTCACGGCGACCCCGGCACAGCACTTCTCGGGGCGCTCGCTGCTGGACCGCAACCGCACCCTGTGGGCCTCGTGGGTCATGACCACGGCCAACCGGAACGTCTTCTTCTCGGGCGACACGGGGCTGACCGACGAGTTCCTGGAGATCGGTCGGCGCTTCGGTCCGTTCGACGTGGTGATGGTCGAAATCGGCGCGTTCCACCCCTCGTGGGGCAGCATCCACCTGGGCCCCGAGAACGCGCTGCGCGCCTGCGAGATGCTGCGAGGAGAGGCGCTGTTCCCCGTGCACTGGAGCACCTTCGACCTGGCCTTGCACGCGTGGGACGAACCCGCCGAGACGCTGGTGACCCTGGCCGCGGCGAGCGGTCAGCGGGTGCTCACGCCGCGCCTCGGGCGCCCGTTCGAGCTACCCCACGTCGAGAGAGTGGACCCGTGGTGGCGGGCTCTGCGGTGA
- a CDS encoding TVP38/TMEM64 family protein, giving the protein MGEKPRRAQKIALLALVALGLLAAQQLGVLRALSEPEQLRTWIVERGAFGQLAFVVAFALLQPFGVPGTIFVLVAPILWPWPEAFALSMTGTMAASVIGFSFSRFIARDWVAARVPERFKRYEAALERRAFLTVATLRFLLWMPQALHAFFGVSRVPFWTHFWGSLVGYTLPLLATAFFGERLFEWFADIPAQVWGVVGLALVVLVLLGGFLRWCAVNREARAATTSSPQ; this is encoded by the coding sequence ATGGGCGAAAAACCCCGACGTGCGCAGAAGATCGCCCTGCTGGCGCTCGTGGCGCTCGGGCTGCTGGCCGCCCAGCAGCTGGGCGTGCTGCGCGCCCTCTCCGAGCCCGAGCAGCTGCGCACGTGGATCGTCGAACGTGGCGCGTTCGGGCAGCTGGCCTTCGTCGTGGCCTTCGCGCTGCTGCAGCCTTTTGGGGTGCCGGGCACCATCTTCGTGCTGGTGGCGCCCATCCTCTGGCCCTGGCCCGAGGCGTTCGCGCTCAGCATGACGGGCACCATGGCGGCCAGCGTGATCGGCTTCTCGTTCTCGCGCTTCATCGCACGTGACTGGGTGGCGGCGCGGGTCCCCGAGCGCTTCAAGCGCTACGAGGCGGCGCTCGAGCGGCGGGCTTTCCTCACGGTCGCGACGCTGCGGTTCCTGCTGTGGATGCCACAAGCGCTGCACGCGTTCTTCGGCGTCTCCCGCGTGCCCTTCTGGACGCACTTCTGGGGCTCGCTGGTGGGCTACACGCTGCCTCTGCTCGCCACGGCGTTCTTCGGCGAGCGTCTGTTCGAGTGGTTCGCCGACATCCCGGCGCAGGTCTGGGGCGTGGTGGGTCTGGCGCTCGTCGTGCTGGTGCTGCTGGGCGGCTTCCTCCGCTGGTGCGCCGTGAACCGCGAGGCGCGCGCGGCCACGACCTCGTCTCCCCAGTGA
- a CDS encoding sulfite exporter TauE/SafE family protein produces the protein MTPTQIVGAALIVVGGSFVQTIAGFGMGLFSVPLLLYLGFPLSDAVALAVGAGLVQLLIGLRTVHREVAWREASAMALIQALFVPVGMMGMQLLEDAGPARVKQGVGALLFTVLAVRQFWRPVPRDSLPRIWTVIAGSVSGTLAGLAGMGGPPLVLYALAHRYSIDRYRAFLWSQFALIVPVMVITLGLRFGWSVLLAFGLGLVLTPCLWVGARIGMRVSARWEVATVQRIAVGLLYVIAISGALGPWLAAR, from the coding sequence ATGACCCCCACGCAGATCGTCGGAGCCGCCCTCATCGTGGTGGGCGGCTCGTTCGTGCAGACCATCGCGGGCTTCGGCATGGGCCTCTTCTCGGTGCCGCTGCTGCTCTACCTCGGGTTCCCGCTGTCGGACGCGGTGGCGCTCGCGGTGGGTGCGGGCCTCGTACAGCTGCTGATCGGCCTCCGCACCGTGCACCGCGAAGTGGCCTGGCGCGAAGCCAGCGCCATGGCGCTCATCCAGGCCCTGTTCGTGCCGGTCGGCATGATGGGCATGCAGCTGCTCGAGGACGCAGGCCCGGCGCGCGTGAAGCAGGGCGTGGGCGCGCTGCTGTTCACGGTGCTGGCCGTGCGCCAGTTCTGGCGCCCGGTGCCGCGCGACAGCTTGCCGCGCATCTGGACCGTCATCGCGGGGAGCGTCAGCGGCACGCTCGCGGGGCTCGCGGGCATGGGGGGTCCGCCGCTCGTGTTGTACGCGCTGGCCCACCGCTACAGCATCGACCGCTACCGCGCGTTCCTGTGGAGCCAGTTCGCCCTGATCGTCCCGGTCATGGTCATCACCCTCGGGCTGCGCTTCGGGTGGTCGGTGCTGCTCGCGTTCGGGCTGGGGCTCGTGCTCACGCCCTGCCTGTGGGTGGGGGCCCGCATTGGGATGCGCGTCAGCGCGCGCTGGGAGGTGGCCACGGTGCAGCGCATCGCCGTGGGCCTCTTGTATGTCATCGCCATCTCGGGCGCGCTGGGCCCCTGGCTGGCCGCCCGCTGA